A window of Schistocerca gregaria isolate iqSchGreg1 unplaced genomic scaffold, iqSchGreg1.2 ptg001452l, whole genome shotgun sequence genomic DNA:
cacacgcgagacagatttttcATAGGCTTCACCCAAAACGAGCCGAAGTCTGCGTTTCCGTCAGTGGAACCGGATAGGCCGCCGTCTGCACAGAGCCAAAAAAACCGCACGCGCCCAATCGCCTTTTTCTTCCTACACAAAAAAAAACCCGGGCACATCCCGCACGGCGCCGGTCCTCATGAGAGACATTCAGCTCGAAGGCAACCTGCTCGATTTGAGGTCGGTCTTGGTCCTGCTCATCCCCGCCGGGTCGATTTCTAAGTATAAGTTCCAAAAATATTCGCGAATCATCTCGTCGCACAACTCCATAGACGTGAGTGACCTGTATGAAGTTTCGAGTAAGTACACGCGCCGGCTtgaaggcagtttttttttttttcgctcgtcGCTAATGCGCCAGGCCGCTCGCCGCCCCTCGTGCAGGATCAACAAGTCGGCCGGCGGGTTCGAGAACAGAAATTGGACGGACGACAAGATCTACCTGTGCTTCGATCAAGGGAAACGCACAGCGAATGGGAGAACTTGTTCTTGCACAAGAAGCCGTTGGCGGTACGAGTCGAGTGGTCCGATACATGTGTGTGTGCGGGGGTCGGGGTGCTGACGTTGATTTCGTGCCAAGGTCATAGGGATAGCCGATTGCAGCGCCGAGACGACTCCACGCGATGAACATGCTGTTCATCTTGCGAGTGCAGTCGATTACGTCGAAGAGCAAGATTCAGGCTTACAACGGGCAACTTGGCGGGCGTGTACGTGCCTTTGGTTTGCCTGGGATTCGAGCTTCGGCCGGACCAGAAGGACCGGACTTGAAGACGCTGAAGGTGATTCCGGACCAGGATTCCGAGCACTTCAACTTCTACCTGTCGCACATTATTTCCGAGGAGATGGGCAAGAATTGGATAAACCATTGGGAGCTGGCGGTGCAGTCGGACGTCGACTCGCTGGTCGACAAGATTACATCGGAGACGGGCATGGAGGCGAGTTCAAGGAGTTTGAGGGCGTTTTTGAAGACGCCGCTGGACAACGAGGTGGAGTTTTTTTCGCGCCCCAGGCGTCGAAACCTCGTTGGCAGGATTCGCAAGCAGCACGCGGACCTGTGCTTGATGTCGGGGTCTCGCATCGACGCGATCGGGCTTTACGAGCTGTCGGGTCGAAATCAGCAAGTCGTGCTCCGAGTGGGAGTGGGTTGGAGCTGGATACGAGGGTTGGGCGTGCGCGATTTTGTCCAAGCCAGGGTTTCTCGACGCCAATACCAACACGCCTCCTCGAAGCTCCAGGACGCCGCGCGGGTACTACAGGAGGAAGGCAACGCCCGGGTGCTTGGAGCGGAGTGTCTTTTGAGGTTGGGTAGACTTTGTGTGAACTACGATCGGCCGCGGGTGTACCAGACGCTGCAGAGGTGCCACGCGTTGAGCAATGAATTCGCGTACCGACGAGGATCAAGGTGCTGTGTTCGATAGCCTCGATTTACGAGTTGACCAATTGGAGAAGGAAGTTCGTGGTGGTGCTGACCGAAATCGCCTACTTGTGCTACAAAATGACGGCTTTTTCTTTCAGTCGAAGTCCATTTTGGCGGAGGTAGAGGGGGTCTATTGCGCCGCGAGGCGGGGCCGAGGGGTCGAGGGGGGCCGCTGGACGGCCGCCGAGTCGAGGTTTGCCGGTGGGCTGCTGGTACAAGTTGCAGGCGTCGTTTTTGATGTTGGCCATAGACCTGAGCATGAAGAACAAGGACAGAGCGAAGTCCCTGCAGTTCTTGGCCTATTTTTGAGGGAGGTGGCGCCACACGTCGCCGCGTGGCCGGAGGGCAGGGTGGGGAGGGCCGGGTGGGCTCAGAGGGTCGACTCGATTTTGACGTCCGTCACGCTGAACAGCGCGCCCGTGGAGAGGCGTTGAGTCGGGGGATTGGGTTGGTGCGCGGCTTTTCGCCGGTGACGGACTCGTCTATGCGCGTGAGGGTTTCTCGGTCGATCGAGGATCCCACGTTTTTGTATAGGCCGAATCGGAGGGTCAAGGACGCCATCGACAAGACGGCCGGATACGTCTTCGCCTGGCCCGAGCACGCGTCGCACTTCGACCTGGAGCTGAGGAATTCGCTGGATGGCTCGCTCCGATTGGAGGGTCTGTACGTCGAGCTCAAGCCGGTGCTGTTCAGGGCCGAGAGGTACAAGGGCGGCACCGTCGAGTGGGATCCCCCCGTGAGCGTTTGCAAGCAGACGAGGCCGATAATGACGGCCGAGGTCGTGTTGCTCGCCAGACAGTCCAAGACGGTTAGACTGGCCGTCAGGGCGCCCCGCTTGAGGTGCGAGGTCGAGCAGGGCGGGACGGTCTTGCTCTGCCTGAAGAGTCTCCACTACACCGTGCGCGGGTATCCTTTCACGGAGTGCTTGTCGAGAGGTACAGGGACGCGCCGAGGGTTTTGTCGAGGTCGCTGCACTACGTCGACCACGTCCCGGAGTTGTCGATAGCGGACGAGCGACGACTTCCTGCGCGGCGGCCTCGAGGGCGCCCGAGCTGGACAGCGGCGGCGAGACCCATTGCGAGGTGCAGATTGGCGATTCTTCCAGACGGACCTGTTAGTGCGGAACTGCTCCGTCCGCGACGACGTGGACGAGTTGAGGGTTGACTTTTACGAAAACGGGCGCCCGTTGAGGCGCGCCTCGCAATTTTCCGCGCTTGGAGAGGCCCTGAAGTGCCTGTGCGAGGAGCCGGGGAGATCCCGCTGCCGCTGAAGGGGCAGTCCTCGCTGACGATTCCGATGAGGTTCGAGTTTTTGAAGTCGGGGGAGAATAGAATTTTCCATTCGATACGAGTACCGCAACTCCAAAACCGGGAAGGACGTTGGGAGAACGAGGAAGATAGACTGGGTGTTCGTCGTGTCGGAGTCGCTCAAGATCGAGAAGCTGTCCGGGTTTCGGTGTTCGCTCGCGGAGGTTTTGGCGCTCAGACAGTTGCGGCAGAACGTCCGTAGAGCTCTTCCCCTCGGGCGGCGAACACCGAGAGAAGCGCGCGTTCGTCCTGTTCTCGCTGAGCGTCAAGAACCCTACCGCGATGGTGCATCGAGTCGCGTTGGACCGCCACCCGCCGGGGGGCCGGCGCGCCGCTGATGATCGACCCCTTCAACACCAAGGACGTCCTTTTGATCGCCGAACGCTCCAAGCTCCTGGATACGGTGAACGCCGAAGCAGAGGAGCGCGCCGAGGCGGAAGGTGGTCGGCAGACCGCGCGCACCAAGAGCCTGGCCGACTTGATGACGCTGCGCTGGAGCACCTGCGCGAGCAGGTCGGGGCACCTGCGCGTTCCCGAGGACCTGGTCGACTCGCACCTGCTCTCCCTGCTCTCCTCGCAGGGCCTCGAGATGGAGATCGGCTTGCTGCGCGGCCGCGAGGCCGAGGCGCGCGGCGAACCTCGACGGCGATGCGCTGCAACGAAGTCACGAAGGTCAGAGCGAGGATTCAGAAAGGGCGTCGACGCGGACCTGCGGGACCACCAACTGTCCTTCATATGCATACACGCCGAGTCCGTCGGCGCGCCGGAACCCCAGATCTCATGGATAGGACAGAGCAGATGATCGACATACACTTCGAAGACTCCGCCTCCGAGACCGAGGTCCAGTACCCCTGATTTTCCACCACCCAGGCGTCTATTGCGTTGTGGGGCAAGTCGTCCATCTCAACGGCAAGCACGCAGCGTGCGACGGCTCCGTTCGAGTCGAAGTCGTTCGCGACGGCGCGTAGTCTCCTTCGCGACGCCAAATCCGGGCCGCCCGCTCCAGGCGTCCCGCGTCGCCTCGACTCTTTTTCCTTCCAAATAAAGGCCGTCCCTCCCCCGCGCCTTCGCGCCAAAAGGAACCAAACTCCGATCCCCGGCAACTTTTTTTTTCCCCCAGGCCTCCCTCCGCCCGCGCGCCGAGCTCGGTCCCCTCCgagccacgcaaaaaaaaaaaaaaaaaaaaaaaaaaacgatctacAAAAGCCCTCCCTCTCTCATCGCCATCGTCGCCCAACGAGAGacggcccccccccacccccgctcaCCTCCCTACGCTCTCTCAGAACTCGCATCGCCATCGCCTCCGGGGCCCGGAACGACCCTCTCCGCGgcctcaacgcccccccccccctcgcggctCGCTACAAGCGCTCCTTCTTCTCAGCTGCCAACTAGCCATACCTCTCGGCCGAGGCGcgccccactgccccccccccatCCCGCGCACTCGCCCCTTCCCGCGCCCCACCGATAAACCAAAGAACAGAGACCAGCAACCATGGAAGAAGAAAACGCCATGgcgccaccacccccacccccgcacAACCACTGCACCCGAAAGAGACGCCACAGCAACCCATAACCagttgacacccccccccctctctctcaatgCCCCCATATTCGTATAACTCAACCCCGCTCAGGGCCTACACGAGCCTCACTTCGGCCCTGGCACAACTGACGCGAAAACGAACCACTAAAatgtaccctttttttttttttctcgatccCTGTGCGCTTCTTTCCCACCCTCCGCCGCGAAACTCGCCAAGCGCACGCCAACTCTCCAAAGATAACGCCTCTCCCCTCACTTCGAAACGCACCCGACCCAAAACCCGTGCACAACGCCCCCCCTCGGCGCGTACCAACAGAGCGAGGCTCCACCCCCCACCCGTCCTGTCAAGCACCCTCAGTACTCAGAAACCCCGCGCCCAGCGCCACCCCAAACTCCTCGCCTCTCCAACGCCCAAGACCCTCTCCACACACTCCAACACACGCGTCCCCTCGTTCTCAACGAGCCTTCACAACCCCCGCCACCCCGGACCCCCCCCGCGCAACGCGCCCACGAGACCCGCCAGACCAAACCCCGAAAACGAAACACCCCTCGCGCAACCGGCGCCGGCCTCAGCAAAGGCCGAAAAGGCACCCCGCGGTCGCGGGCATCGACCGCGCTCGAGCAGCCCCGCTGCACCGCACCAGTGAAGACCTattcgttacaaaaaaaaaaaatacagaccccaaaaaaaaaaagaagctaaatTACTATTTCTTCTGCTCTAGGCCCATTTCCATGTCGATCAACGCCAACGGGGGTGACGCTCTTGCGACGAACCCGGCGTGCCAGCTAACGCGCGAGGCAACATGCTTTGACGAAATTCTGAaggtcctgaggccaaaaatcgaGGAGGGAATCTCCAACCGGCTGCCCAGATTTTTTACAGAGGATAGTCTCAAACGTCTGTTCGGCAATTCTCGTTACGCTTACGATACTGAAAGTGCAACGAAAGTGTTACTAGATCCCATCTGGGATATGCTAGATCGTGGTACATCTCAATATCGATCTTTAGAAAACAATCAGAAGCCGCTCCTGCTCGCTCACTCTCCGTAGACGCCGATGTTAAGTCACGTGTCGGATCCGCTCTCTCTGGCACAGACGctctatagttttttttttcttccagtcaaGCGTCGTTTGGTCGGCCTGTTTTCCCTCCCCTATGCGAGCGTGCTGATGCCCTCCTTCTTGTTTGTTTCGTCTACACTAGGTGGAAAGCGCTGGCGCCCGGCGTTGCTAATGCTGGTCGCAGACGCCGTCAGGAGCGTCGAGAGCGACGCGAGGCTCGACTCGACGCTTCTATCCTGCGCTTACTTGTGCGAGCTGGTTCACAACGGAAGTCTGATCACGGACGACATCGAGGACGACTCGCGACTTCGTAGGGGAAAGCCCTGTCTCCATCTGACCTACGGCCAAGACGTAGCCATCAACACAGGAAACGCCATGTACTTCTTGCCTCTGCACGTGCTCAGGGAAATGAAAGAAAACGGACACCCAGATTCTGTGATCATCTCTGCCTACCAAATGTACGGAGAAGAATTGACCAAACTGCACCTGGGACAAAGTTTGGACATTTGGTGGCATTTGGGAAAAAAACTCCCTAGCGTCAACGAATACCTTCAAATGTGTGCATACAAGACCGGCACCCTAGCACGTCTATCAGCCAGGCTCGCCGCTCTAGTCTGCGGCGGCACGCCCGAGCAAATCGACGCATTCGGGTATTTCGCCGAATCAGTCGGCATCGCCTTCCAAATCCAGGACGACGTGCTAAACCTCGTCGGAGACGAGTTCGCGCAAAAAAATCGCCATTCGAGGCGAGGACATCTACGAAGGCAAACGATCCCTCATGGTCATTCACTGCCTGGAACACGCCTCGCCGGAAAAATCTAAAAGACTAGAGGAAATCTTGAACTCCTCGACCAGAGACCCAAACCTTATCGAAGAAGCCATCTCACTCATGCGCGAAACCGACAGCTTCGCATACGCAAAAGAAACAGCCAGAGACATCCTCGCCAAGGCGTGGCGACAAATAGAGCCATTCTTGTCTAACCGGCCAGAAGCGAAAAAAAACCTAAAACTCTTCTCACGCTATCTGGTTGAACGCACCACCTAAAGGCACACAATTCCAccacctcatatatatatatatatatatatatatgtatgtatacacTCCCAAACGTATGCACCAATACAATTCACCCACCATTTTTCGAACTGTTCATCCCTCCTTTTTCCCCCTCACACACGTTTAAAAACGGGCTTTGCTCAAGAACACTTCCGAACCAAGCAACCCTCCCCCCATCAAACGTcaaacgatgcaatttctctctccgCCAAACTCAAAACCCGATCCCAAAACACAAACTTTCGAGACAACAATTGAATCACCTCTCCATAGAAACGCAGCGCACGGCACACCTCCGCCTCCATTCGAATCACCTCTTCTAGCTGCACCACGTGGTCCCTCCATATCCCTTCCACCTCCCCCCTTCTTTCTAAACACTCTAAAAAAATAAAATCAGCCTTTTTCATCTATCAAAATTTGCACAAACCCATATTGCGCAAAAACGCCATCACCTGGTGACGCGCTCGCACCTCTAAACTTCCGGTCGTTGATGTAAGGCTCGTACGCCCGCAACTCCTCCCCCCTCTCTAGCACTTCTTCGTATTTCCGCCAATCCACGTCCAACAAAACGGAATTCACTCTCTGCTCGCAAATGTCCACATAATTCTCCCTCTCTAAACAATCGCTCAACAGCCGATCCAGCGACCTGCTTCCCGCCTTCCTCTCCCAACTCGCTCTCACCGCCTCAACGCTCTTCAACAAACTCTCCCCGCTGTGTCCACACAAAACCAGCGCAACGCATCCGTGTTTAGAACTCTCCGATGACCCACGCAACACAACTCCTCTTCAATACACAAAACGTACCTCTTGCGGTGCTccgctctctctctgcctctcttgcACCCCAATAGCACCGCCTCCAGCAACCCTATCCTCTTCTCCAACTGTCGAACGAACCTCTCTTCCTCAGACCGACAAAACTCGCCCTGCGAATCGTCCATGGCGCAAAACCACAGCCGCCAAACTGAAAACCACCTGACAACAAACTACGAAAACCTTTTTTTTTGCCATCACCCCCTCCCAACCAGAACATGCACACCGCGCCTCAAAAACCTGCAGCCCTCTAAAACAACCACTGTAAACAAAAAACGCCTCGCCGCAGTTCTCCAAAACGCGCCGAGTCGATGCGCGCACACGCATCCCGATGCTCTCCGGTAattccacataaaaaaaaagttccttTCATTTTTGCACATCTTTTCTTACTCCCGAGTGGCCGACCATCAACGACAGAAAACAATACCACGCCGCGCGAAACAGCGTGAATGCAGACACTTCACAAAGCTATCAACATGAatttaagaaagaaacaaaatccAAAACTCGAACCTGACCTACCTCTTCTCCTcccgaaaaaacacataaaaatagaACGTGACTCCCCTCCGTACGCGCCTCAAACCAGCAACGCTGCTGCCACCCTCTCCACTCAAACATCCATCGTTGCCATACACACGTGTGTATAGAGGTGTGTACTTTCGAAGTTCACGTTCCTGGCCGCGCTACAGAATGTCCGGATCTCTCTCTGTCGATCTCGCAGAACCGCGAAAATAGCATGAGAGGGTGCCTTGCTGCATTTCAACCGGCCTCAGCGTCTCAACACCGATTGAAGCCAGCACATGCAGCTGATGGAACAGACGTCAAAAATTACACGCCAGATATCTTTCTGACTTTTTTTTTAGGAGCACAAAGCCGTTTGTGCCTCCTTCCAACTGGAAGGAAGTTTACCACCTCATTGAGGAATTCAGATCAACTCATCAGGCGCCG
This region includes:
- the LOC126332404 gene encoding uncharacterized protein LOC126332404, which translates into the protein MNMLFILRVQSITSKSKIQAYNGQLGGRVRAFGLPGIRASAGPEGPDLKTLKVIPDQDSEHFNFYLSHIISEEMGKNWINHWELAVQSDVDSLVDKITSETGMEASSRSLRAFLKTPLDNEVEFFSRPRRRNLVGRIRKQHADLCLMSGSRIDAIGLYELSGRNQQVVLRVGVGWSWIRGLGVRDFVQARVSRRQYQHASSKLQDAARVLQEEGNARVLGAECLLRLGRLCVNYDRPRVYQTLQRCHALSNEFAYRRGSRRGRGVEGGRWTAAESRFAGGLLVQVAGVVFDVGHRPEHEEQGQSEVPAVLGLFLREVAPHVAAWPEGRVGRAGWAQRVDSILTSVTLNSAPVERR
- the LOC126332413 gene encoding geranylgeranyl pyrophosphate synthase-like produces the protein MSINANGGDALATNPACQLTREATCFDEILKVLRPKIEEGISNRLPRFFTEDSLKRLFGNSRYAYDTESATKVLLDPIWDMLDRGGKRWRPALLMLVADAVRSVESDARLDSTLLSCAYLCELVHNGSLITDDIEDDSRLRRGKPCLHLTYGQDVAINTGNAMYFLPLHVLREMKENGHPDSVIISAYQMYGEELTKLHLGQSLDIWWHLGKKLPSVNEYLQMCAYKTGTLARLSARLAALVCGGTPEQIDAFGYFAESVGIAFQIQDDVLNLVGDEFAQKNRHSRRGHLRRQTIPHGHSLPGTRLAGKI